The proteins below come from a single Aegilops tauschii subsp. strangulata cultivar AL8/78 chromosome 6, Aet v6.0, whole genome shotgun sequence genomic window:
- the LOC109755594 gene encoding ankyrin repeat-containing protein At2g01680: MDLPPLSHQALFAAVRSADADAVRRLLAGAEASGSTAPLAAAQTDAGESALYVAAEAGALEVVRLLLPLYDLEAAKLRSRLDLDAFHVAAKQGHTEVVKEFLGRWPELCSVCDSSNTCPLYSAAVKDHLDVVNAILDTDDSCVKIVRKNGKTSLHNAARIGYHRIVKALIERDPGIVAIKDRKGQTALHMAVKGKNTDVVEELLMADVSILNVRDKKANTALHIATRKWRPQMVQLLLAYDSLEVNAINSQNETAMDLAEKVPYAESKTEIIEWLSEAGAKNAVNVGKVDEASELRRTVSDIKHNVQAQLSENMKTNKRVTGIAKELRKLHREAVQNTINSVTLVATLIASIAFVSIFNLPGQYYQDTEHGGEIGEAYISKLTGFRVFCLLNAIALFISLAVVVVQITLVAWETGAQKQIIKIVNKLMWTACLSTCAAFVSLAYVVVGPQHAWMAFTISAVGGPIMIGTLLFLAYLLLRPRFTFGEDRQRRIRRGSGSKSFSWSVREGLSDLEAVEDHEKKIYAL, encoded by the exons ATGGATCTTCCGCCGCTCTCCCACCAGGCGCTCTTCGCGGCCGTCCGATCCGCGGACGCCGACGCCGTGCGCCGCCTCCTGGCCGGCGCCGAGGCGTCCGGCTCCAccgcgccgctcgccgccgcgcaGACGGACGCCGGGGAGTCCGCGCTCTACGTCGCGGCGGAGGCCGGCGCGCTCGAGGTcgtgcgcctcctcctcccgctctACGACCTCGAGGCCGCCAAGCTCCGCTCCCGCCTCGACCTCGACGCcttccacgtcgccgccaagcaAGGGCACACTG AGGTCGTGAAGGAGTTTTTGGGGCGGTGGCCTGAGCTTTGCTCAGTGTGTGACTCGTCCAACACTTGCCCACTGTACTCTGCTGCCGTAAAAGACCACTTGGATGTGGTGAATGCTATATTGGACACTGACGATAGCTGCGTAAAGATTGTGCGAAAAAATGGGAAGACATCACTACATAATGCTGCAAGGATAGGGTACCATCGCATTGTCAAAGCACTCATTGAGAGAGACCCGGGAATTGTTGCAATCAAAGATAGGAAGGGACAAACTGCCCTTCACATGGCCGTGAAGGGTAAAAACACAGATGTGGTGGAAGAATTGCTGATGGCTGATGTTTCCATCCTCAATGTGCGTGACAAGAAGGCAAACACAGCCTTACATATAGCTACACGAAAATGGAGGCCCCAG ATGGTTCAACTTCTGCTCGCCTATGATTCACTTGAAGTAAATGCCATCAATAGTCAAAACGAAACAGCTATGGACTTGGCTGAGAAAGTTCCCTATGCTGAGTCTAAAACGGAAATCATCGAGTGGCTGTCAGAGGCTGGTGCAAAGAATGCCGTAAATGTTGGTAAAGTTGACGAAGCGTCAGAGCTAAGGAGAACTGTGAGTGATATCAAGCACAACGTGCAAGCACAGCTCAGTGAGAATATGAAGACCAACAAAAGAGTGACGGGGATCGCCAAAGAGCTGCGGAAGCTGCACAGAGAAGCGGTTCAGAACACCATCAACTCGGTTACTCTGGTGGCAACCCTGATCGCCTCCATCGCGTTCGTTTCGATCTTCAACCTGCCAGGCCAGTACTACCAGGACACTGAACACGGGGGAGAGATCGGCGAGGCCTACATATCCAAGCTCACCGGGTTCCGTGTGTTCTGCCTCCTGAACGCCATCGCCCTCTTCATTTCGCTCGCGGTGGTCGTGGTGCAGATCACGCTGGTCGCCTGGGAGACCGGCGCGCAGAAGCAGATCATCAAGATCGTGAACAAGCTGATGTGGACGGCGTGCCTCAGCACGTGCGCGGCGTTCGTGTCGCTGGCCTACGTCGTGGTCGGCCCGCAGCACGCGTGGATGGCCTTCACCATATCGGCCGTCGGAGGGCCGATCATGATCGGGACCCTCCTGTTCCTCGCCTACCTGCTGCTGCGCCCGCGGTTCACGTTCGGCGAGGACAGGCAGCGGCGCATCAGGAGGGGGAGCGGCAGCAAGTCCTTCTCCTGGTCTGTCCGTGAAGGGTTGTCGGACCTGGAGGCCGTGGAAGACCATGAGAAGAAGATCTATGCTTTGTAG
- the LOC109755624 gene encoding pentatricopeptide repeat-containing protein At2g33680, whose protein sequence is MDSCLLHPYPQPLPLPPSNPTSQRAHLKWAPCCRRRRRHLLRRVAVSALTLQEQLAPTNPTTSERPKNPRRPFDGMQERTVATSNTAGNLFDEMPRPSGEGASVRGPPGSGEKSASSAILALAHASRHAEVLELFCRMRRDGLPVSKFMLPSVLKASARLQDSRMLRAAHAVVIKCALCQHVVVGTALVSAYVDFGLMDDAGNAFAQMDEANMVSWSVIIGGYVRSCRWDEAWGAFSAMQRAGVLPADSVLVMAIQACSALLCLVRGKQLHGLAVALGFERNTTVWNCLIDMYGKCGDMDSCRAVFETMVDRDQVSWNTIISSYVRLGFCEEALDMVIQMQQCGFTVDRFTLGSGVAACAHLADIDSGSAFHGYLIRRALDTDAIRGSALVDMYGKCGLMEHARLVFDRMDERNYVAWDALLSGYVENGQVDLALKVFRQMESANIKPNQHTFVNLLKLCGNRRYTEYGRQIHAHAIKAIHQMNVVLETELIDMYAKCGCIEVARLLFLRMNERNLISWNALLSGYVGDGQPGASINIYRQMELACIRPDQYTLAGLLSLCRYQGLLRYGRQIHAHVIKIGSETNVVLQTLLVHMYVRCRQWRDAENVCAMIQERNFYVNDAFSKVYGDGYFI, encoded by the coding sequence ATGGACTCCTGCCTGCTGCACCCTTATCCACAGCCGCTCCCTCTTCCTCCCTCCAATCCCACCTCCCAGCGTGCCCACCTCAAATGGGCCCCATGCTGCCGGCGCCGTCGCCGCCATCTCCTCCGGCGCGTGGCTGTCTCCGCGCTCACCTTACAGGAACAACTCGCGCCAACCAACCCAACAACCTCCGAGAGACCGAAGAACCCCCGTAGGCCGTTCGACGGAATGCAGGAGAGGACCGTCGCGACTTCCAACACGGCGGGCAacctgttcgacgaaatgcctCGCCCGAGCGGCGAGGGCGCGAGCGTACGTGGTCCACCTGGGAGCGGCGAGAAGAGCGCTAGCTCGGCGATCCTGGCGCTGGCGCACGCCAGCAGGCACGCGGAGGTCCTCGAGCTCTTCTGCAGGATGCGGCGGGACGGACTGCCGGTCAGCAAGTTCATGCTGCCCAGCGTCCTCAAAGCCTCTGCGCGCCTCCAGGACAGCAGGATGCTCCGGGCCGCGCATGCCGTGGTCATCAAGTGCGCCCTGTGCCAGCATGTCGTCGTGGGCACCGCGCTGGTCAGCGCGTACGTTGATTTCGGGCTGATGGATGATGCGGGCAACGCGTTCGCTCAGATGGACGAGGCCAACATGGTCTCCTGGAGCGTGATCATCGGAGGCTATGTCCGTTCTTGTCGGTGGGACGAGGCATGGGGTGCTTTCTCCGCAATGCAGCGTGCTGGGGTGCTTCCGGCTGATTCAGTTCTTGTGATGGCAATTCAGGCGTGCAGTGCGTTGTTGTGCCTGGTTCGCGGGAAGCAGCTGCACGGGTTGGCGGTCGCCCTCGGATTTGAAAGGAACACCACCGTCTGGAACTGCCTCATTGACATGTATGGGAAGTGTGGTGACATGGATAGTTGCAGGGCAGTTTTTGAGACAATGGTAGACAGGGATCAAGTGAGTTGGAATACCATCATCTCAAGCTATGTTCGTCTTGGTTTCTGTGAAGAGGCACTCGACATGGTCATCCAGATGCAGCAATGTGGTTTCACCGTTGATCGATTCACCCTTGGCAGTGGAGTCGCAGCTTGTGCCCATTTGGCTGACATTGACAGTGGCAGTGCATTCCATGGTTATTTGATAAGAAGAGCATTAGACACTGATGCTATCCGGGGCAGCGCACTCGTTGACATGTACGGGAAATGTGGTTTGATGGAGCATGCTCGATTGGTATTTGACAGAATGGATGAAAGGAATTATGTAGCCTGGGATGCACTCTTGTCTGGCTACGTTGAAAATGGGCAGGTCGACTTGGCACTCAAGGTTTTCCGACAAATGGAGTCTGCAAACATAAAGCCTAACCAGCATACCTTTGTGAACCTTCTTAAGCTTTGTGGCAACAGAAGGTATACAGAGTATGGAAGGCAAATCCATGCCCATGCCATCAAGGCCATACACCAGATGAATGTGGTTCTGGAAACTGAGCTGATCGACATGTACGCAAAGTGTGGCTGCATTGAGGTTGCCCGGCTACTGTTCCTTAGGATGAACGAGAGGAACCTGATATCCTGGAACGCTCTCCTCTCAGGTTATGTAGGGGATGGACAACCAGGTGCGTCGATAAACATTTACCGCCAAATGGAGCTGGCCTGCATCAGGCCTGACCAGTACACCTTGGCAGGGCTTCTAAGCCTTTGCCGGTACCAAGGGCTTTTGCGCTACGGAAGGCAGATACATGCTCATGTCATTAAGATAGGCTCTGAGACAAATGTGGTGCTGCAAACTTTACTTGTGCATATGTACGTCAGGTGTAGGCAGTGGCGAGATGCTGAAAATGTCTGTGCGATGATCCAAGAGAGGAACTTTTATGTGAATGATGCGTTCTCGAAGGTCTATGGAGATGGGTACTTCATCTGA
- the LOC109755609 gene encoding E3 ubiquitin protein ligase RIE1 — MEAAASSPSPEQPLLAPPQAGAGAGAGPGNQPATPPPPAAARPSRLAALIGRAAGRRGPSMLVRETAALQLDRRRADWAHSRPVVALDVAWNVAFAAAAAAVLAASTAESPAKPLRLWLVGYALQCVVHVSLVCSGTRRRPAAPARGPDIESGAANAGSGSSESDEGNDEEAMEERASSTDRCESVNTMVSFLWWIIGFYWVVTGGDVLEQGAPRLYWLTVVFLAFDVFFAVFCVVVACFIGVALCCCLPCVVAILYALVGQEGASDADIGVLPRYKYSDPSENGEKGTDEGVMIPILNNSGTSTSERILLREDAECCICLSSYEDGVELSALPCNHHFHSTCITKWLRMHANCPLCKYNILKGSEN, encoded by the exons ATGGAGGCGGCCGCGTCGTCACCGTCGCCGGAGCAGCCGCTGCTGGCACCGCCGCAGGcaggcgccggcgccggcgcggggCCCGGGAACCAGCCCGCCACGCCCCCGcccccggcggcggcgaggccgaGCCGCCTCGCGGCGCTCATCGGGcgcgcggcggggcggcgcgggccgTCGATGCTGGtgcgcgagacggcggcgctgcAGCTCGACCGGAGGCGCGCCGACTGGGCCCACTCCCGCCCCGTCGTCGCGCTCGACGTCGCCTGGAACGTCGCCTTCGCGGCGGCCGCCGCGGCGGTGCTCGCGGCCTCCACCGCCGAGAGCCCCGCCAAGCCGCTCCGCCTCTGGCTCGTCGGCTACGCCCTGCAGTGCGTCGTGCACGTCTCCCTCGTCTGCTCcggcacccgccgccgccccgccgcccccgcgcgaGGCCCCGACATCGAGTCCGGCGCCGCCAACGCCGGGTCCGGCAGCTCGGAGAGCGATGAGGGGAACGACGAGGAGGCGATGGAAGAGAGGGCAAG CTCTACAGACCGTTGTGAGTCGGTCAACACGATGGTGTCATTCCTGTGGTGGATCATTGGGTTCTACTGGGTGGTGACCGGCGGCGATGTGCTCGAACAAGGTGCTCCAAGGCTGTATTG GTTAACTGTCGTTTTTCTCGCGTTTGATGTCTTCTTCGCTGTTTTTTGTGTTGTTGTGGCCTGCTTCATTGGGGTTGCACTGTGCTGCTGCTTGCCTTGCGTAGTTGCAATACTGTATGCCCTGGTTGGCCAG GAGGGTGCATCAGATGCAGATATTGGTGTTCTCCCCAGATATAAATATTCTGATCCCAGTGAGAATGGAGAAAAAGGGACAGATGAGGGGGTTATGATTCCTATCCTTAATAATAGTGGAACATCAACGAGCGAACGAATTCTCCTTCGTGAGGATGCT GAATGCTGCATATGTCTCTCGTCATACGAAGACGGAGTGGAGCTATCTGCCCTCCCTTGCAACCATCACTTCCATTCAACATGCATCACGAAATGGCTACGCATGCACGCAAACTGCCCGCTTTGCAAGTACAACATTCTCAAAGGCAGTGAAAACTGA